One genomic segment of Virgibacillus doumboii includes these proteins:
- a CDS encoding ISLre2 family transposase, with the protein MKDIISTLTMKELEKITYRALQESFSQEMAKTLKELDEAIAKGRDKQRFYYKDKRTLKFQSVFGQVELKRNYYQDRETGAYVYLLDQYLSFDGTKGMSPMVQDLAIELAVTGVSYRQAGKAMEKLLGYPVISHEGIRQQLLNTEVVPEESVSLVNDVVFVEVDGLYTKSQEKNKKGREIKIASVHQGWEMNGKRAKLMEKRHFIHEGKQPFWEEFEQYLMTTYEYDPTKHHLVINGDGAKWITSCRDYFRHNATFVIDRFHVARDVQRIFRDHSRYRSIRKKLAKYDWEGFMVELNSAVGTLDNEKKEERLEELIAQLSQYPEALGDYRKKLKEKGIDTTGFRPMGSAEGTMSVFAKRLKNGRSWSDKGLDKFIDIMVALKDKLEIKTLQGILEQTEELTQENKKEKPPKHFVERLRDSAAEATRNNMGYLKQALGKPVTDALKGLRGI; encoded by the coding sequence ATGAAAGATATCATATCTACGCTAACTATGAAAGAATTAGAAAAAATTACATATCGTGCTTTGCAGGAAAGCTTTTCCCAGGAGATGGCAAAGACCCTTAAGGAATTAGATGAGGCAATTGCTAAGGGAAGGGATAAACAACGATTTTATTACAAGGATAAAAGAACATTAAAGTTTCAATCAGTCTTTGGACAAGTGGAACTGAAAAGAAATTATTATCAGGATAGGGAAACCGGAGCCTACGTCTATTTATTGGATCAATATTTATCCTTTGACGGTACAAAAGGAATGAGTCCAATGGTGCAGGATTTGGCTATTGAACTGGCTGTGACAGGCGTTTCCTATCGACAGGCTGGTAAGGCGATGGAGAAGCTTTTGGGATATCCTGTGATTAGTCATGAAGGCATACGTCAACAGCTTTTGAATACGGAGGTAGTTCCGGAAGAATCCGTATCACTTGTGAATGATGTTGTATTTGTGGAGGTTGACGGGCTTTATACGAAAAGTCAGGAGAAAAATAAAAAAGGCAGAGAAATTAAGATAGCCAGTGTACACCAGGGTTGGGAAATGAATGGTAAACGGGCAAAACTAATGGAAAAGCGACATTTTATTCATGAAGGGAAACAGCCGTTTTGGGAGGAATTCGAACAGTATTTAATGACGACTTACGAGTACGATCCTACCAAACATCATCTCGTTATCAATGGAGATGGAGCAAAGTGGATCACATCCTGCCGAGATTATTTCCGTCATAATGCGACTTTTGTCATTGATCGTTTTCATGTTGCCCGGGATGTGCAACGTATATTTCGGGATCATTCAAGATATCGTTCCATTCGGAAGAAACTAGCAAAATATGACTGGGAAGGTTTCATGGTGGAGTTAAATAGCGCTGTAGGAACGCTTGATAATGAAAAGAAGGAAGAACGGCTGGAAGAGCTAATAGCACAGCTTTCTCAATATCCGGAAGCGCTGGGAGATTATCGCAAAAAATTAAAAGAAAAGGGCATAGACACAACAGGATTTCGTCCAATGGGGAGCGCGGAAGGAACAATGAGCGTTTTCGCTAAACGGCTTAAAAACGGGCGTAGCTGGAGTGATAAAGGACTTGATAAATTCATTGATATTATGGTTGCTTTGAAAGATAAACTGGAGATTAAAACGCTACAAGGGATACTTGAGCAGACAGAGGAATTAACACAGGAAAACAAAAAAGAAAAGCCGCCTAAACACTTTGTAGAGAGGCTAAGAGACAGTGCTGCAGAAGCAACGCGTAACAACATGGGTTATTTAAAACAGGCTTTAGGAAAACCAGTTACAGATGCCTTAAAAGGATTGAGAGGAATTTAA
- the ribE gene encoding riboflavin synthase, which translates to MFTGIIEEKGIVNNMNHVSEQSVEMTIGSTKVLEDVHVGDSISVNGICLTVTDHSANEFQVDVMPETIKATSLNALTEGSEVNLERSMAANGRFGGHFVSGHVDGVGKITRKQKQENAIYYDIEIPEELMKYLMLKGSVAVDGISLTVFDVGQNTFTLSLIPHTVSETILGGKEEGDMVNIECDMLAKHVHNMLNQIDTNQKDGINQAFLKNNGFF; encoded by the coding sequence ATGTTCACAGGAATAATTGAGGAAAAAGGTATCGTCAATAATATGAACCACGTTTCCGAGCAGTCGGTGGAAATGACAATTGGTTCGACGAAAGTACTGGAAGATGTTCATGTTGGTGACAGTATTTCGGTCAATGGGATTTGCCTGACTGTCACGGATCATTCAGCAAACGAATTCCAGGTGGATGTCATGCCGGAAACAATCAAGGCGACTTCCTTAAATGCGTTAACGGAAGGGTCTGAAGTAAATCTGGAACGCTCGATGGCAGCAAATGGACGTTTTGGTGGTCATTTCGTTTCAGGACATGTCGATGGCGTCGGCAAAATTACCCGAAAACAAAAACAGGAAAATGCCATTTATTATGATATTGAAATTCCGGAAGAACTGATGAAATATCTGATGTTGAAAGGATCGGTTGCCGTTGATGGTATCAGCCTGACTGTATTCGATGTTGGGCAAAATACATTTACGCTATCACTTATCCCACATACTGTATCGGAAACGATTCTTGGCGGGAAAGAAGAGGGCGATATGGTGAATATTGAATGTGATATGCTCGCAAAACATGTTCATAATATGCTTAATCAGATAGACACCAATCAAAAAGATGGAATTAACCAGGCTTTTCTAAAAAATAACGGATTTTTTTAA